The stretch of DNA ATACCTGCCCGTCGGGAGCCGTGTATGAATTACAAACGGTTTCTGTAATCGTAGTTGTTGCAGGAATACATTCTGACAAGCTCAAAACAAAAATATCCCTACTGTTTGTAGAACCCAAATTATAAACTCCTGGTCCTGGATCAAAGTCGCTGATGTTTCTAAAATAGCCACTGACTTTTAAATTTCCCGCAGGTCCTATGGTGGTTGCATAGGCTTTGTCATTGGAGGTTCCCCCAAATCGCTCTGCCCAAATTAACTGACCGTTATTATCTATTTTTTGAACAAAAATGTCTTGATAGCCTTCTGATGTTAACTCAACAACAGCTGTTCCTGTATGAAAATCTACTGTTCCCACAAAGGAGCCAACAACATAAATATCATTATTAGCATCCAGCACCAATTCTTCACCATAATCGGAAGCAGTTCCTCCCATCGTCTTCACCCATAGAAAATTTCCAGCAGGATCAAATTTTTCAATAAAAATATCCTGATAACCATTTCCTGTAATGTTGTGAGTAGCTGGACTAGGATCAAAGTCAGCAGTTCCTCTGAAATATCCTGTTATATAAATATTTCCAGCATCATCCAATTTAATACATTGGGCTCGATCACTATAGCTACCTCCCATGGTATTTACCCAGACAAAATTACCACTGGAATCTAGTTTCTGAACAAAAATATCTTCGTTTCCATCAGATGGAATGCTATATGTTCCTGCTCCTGGATCAAAATCAGGGCTTCCTTCAAAAGATCCTGTCAGATAAATATTTCCTGCATGATCGGTAATGAGGTCTTCTATATGTTCATCACTCGAACCACCAATTGTTTTTACCCAAATTAAATTTCCAGCTGTATCCAGTTTTTCAATATAAATATCCCACCCCCCTTGAGAGGTTACATTTTGGACCGCTGGTCCTGGATCTAAATCAGCTGTCAATCGGAAAATACCTGAAGCATATACGTAACCAAAAGTATCGGTGGTAATGGCATAGCCATAATCTGAATTTCCTCCTCCTAGAGCTTTTGCCCATTGGTAATTTCCTCCAGCATCCAATTTTAGAATGAATGCATCTAATCCACCATTCGAAAAAAGTGTATCTACCCATGGACTAGGATTAAAATCAGTTGGACCAGAAAAGACACCAGTGATGTACAAAGAACCAGCTTCGTCCAAGGCCAAAGCATACCCCATATCATCGGCGTATGATTTTCCCAATGATTTAGCCCAAACCAGATTTCCATTTGCATCTAATTTTTGGATAAAAATACTTGGGTATAATGTACTT from Aureispira anguillae encodes:
- a CDS encoding T9SS type A sorting domain-containing protein encodes the protein MNKLRHFFLPILLVSMNFLMAQTTAKLEWAKHMDGGNYNDAPYDVITDAAGNVYITGEFTGTVDFDPGIGTLNLNSGSTLYPSIFIQKLDANGNLVWAKSLGKSYADDMGYALALDEAGSLYITGVFSGPTDFNPSPWVDTLFSNGGLDAFILKLDAGGNYQWAKALGGGNSDYGYAITTDTFGYVYASGIFRLTADLDPGPAVQNVTSQGGWDIYIEKLDTAGNLIWVKTIGGSSDEHIEDLITDHAGNIYLTGSFEGSPDFDPGAGTYSIPSDGNEDIFVQKLDSSGNFVWVNTMGGSYSDRAQCIKLDDAGNIYITGYFRGTADFDPSPATHNITGNGYQDIFIEKFDPAGNFLWVKTMGGTASDYGEELVLDANNDIYVVGSFVGTVDFHTGTAVVELTSEGYQDIFVQKIDNNGQLIWAERFGGTSNDKAYATTIGPAGNLKVSGYFRNISDFDPGPGVYNLGSTNSRDIFVLSLSECIPATTTITETVCNSYTAPDGQVYTASGQYTAELQSASGCDSIITIDLTVNHNQSSTIFETVCDTSYTAPNGIIYGSSGTYLATIPNAAGCDSTITIHLTVTSLDSSISKSGDLLTSNATNVTYQWIDCSNGNSPILGATNQTFTPPVSGLYAVQIAGLGCQKTSNCWQVSLTGINQVKSLPGVKIYPNPSQQFLYIEKGNQDFLELTIINNLGVTVLQEKTLNDLIELDLKKLPAGVFYLTVSDGKQKTSNKVIKLN